The proteins below are encoded in one region of Silene latifolia isolate original U9 population chromosome 2, ASM4854445v1, whole genome shotgun sequence:
- the LOC141644058 gene encoding WPP domain-interacting tail-anchored protein 2-like isoform X1 — protein sequence MGMNAFNASDTDDADSTSSNNCVLEKLENGENGVEESGILMEMLTRLDIDLAYSCEKLENLDVYMAIVSLGESQHGEMSMDIEIEKALIFDLSLGYLESEVTELKHLLNVFPAVVHDARKRLHSLGQKRETFTAFDGKLHDSECSLKRFQEQLSALQRRLAIMRGIPYGQKNTFLYEDATSEMSGSDFQTAGQQRLVLRMLDKSLSGELDLEHQLLDSKEREEDLKSKLSITNVVISDLELFGEVALEKLLEAEHSSEVYMGIAKDMMSRLQIFQFNMHCSVQREEELKSKLQSVLIDNETKCAKLNQSFREKEKLEEKVKELEKKLEEVNGCYEASQEEVSLMENTVESLQEHVYMAEIRTQNAEQKITSLTEENIELRDELAYLKDGDDNIEKISLLEKHSRNLEVQLQNANKSSEASLEQQNMLYTAIWDMETLIEELRTKVSRGESRADNAEKQCLALAETNIKLSKEISNLKSDSEKLQQRLKEANGVRVARVKDIYSGAKLISEVVMQLANERERIQKQQSALARENKILLEELRKMRKISLKANEDNVRSTVTNCGADADDPDTGVTIREIVETPTSTTASNQVDEAADESIEAEAEAEAEASSSYTTDIATQNVISKETENKKIRSHVNKKYYIFAAIMVVVLSILAMNINWQEIAYRVFSRLNINLVPHP from the exons ATGGGAATGAATGCTTTCAATGCCAGTGATACCGATGATGCCGATTCAACATCATCTAATAACTGTGTACTTGAAAAACTTGAAAATGGTGAGAATGGCGTAGAAGAATCTGGTATACTCATGGAGATGTTAACCAGACTAGATATAGACCTGGCATATTCTTGTGAGAAGTTGGAAAACTTGGATGTTTATATGGCGATTGTTTCACTCGGAGAGAGTCAACATGGAGAAATGTCCATGGATATAGAGATTGAGAAGGCACTCATATTTGATCTGTCATTAGGCTATCTAGAGTCCGAGGTAACTGAGTTGAAGCATTTACTGAATGTCTTTCCTGCAGTAGTTCATGATGCTCGTAAAAGGCTACATTCACTTGGACAAAAAAGGGAAACGTTTACTGCTTTTGATGGGAAGTTGCATGATTCTGAATGCTCCTTGAAGCGTTTTCAGGAGCAACTATCAGCGTTGCAGAGACGACTGGCAATTATGCGTGGAATACCTTACGGTCAGAAAAACA CATTCTTGTATGAAGATGCAACTTCTGAGATGTCAGGGTCTGATTTTCAGACAGCTGGGCAACAAAGGCTTGTACTTAGGATGCTAGACAAGTCTCTTAGCGGGGAGCTTGATCTTGAGCATCAATTGCTAGACTCAAAAGAACGAGAGGAAGATCTTAAATCAAAACTTTCGATCACAAATGTGGTCATCTCTGATTTGGAACTTTTTGGAGAAGTTGCTTTAGAGAAATTGCTAGAAGCAGAACATTCTTCTGAAGTTTATATGGGGATCGCAAAGGACATGATGTCTCgccttcaaatttttcaatttaatATGCATTGCTCGGTTCAACGAGAAGAGGAGCTGAAATCTAAGCTTCAAAGTGTTTTGATAGATAATGAGACCAAATGCGCAAAATTGAATCAAAGTTTCCGAGAAAAAGAAAAGTTGGAGGAGAAAGTGAAAGAACTAGAAAAGAAGTTGGAAGAAGTGAATGGCTGTTATGAAGCTAGCCAGGAGGAAGTTTCTTTGATGGAAAACACGGTTGAATCTTTACAAGAACATGTTTATATGGCAGAAATTAGAACCCAAAATGCGGAACAAAAGATAACTTCTTTAACAGAAGAGAATATAGAGCTGAGAGACGAATTGGCTTATCTTAAAGATGGAGATGATAATATTGAAAAAATAAGCTTGCTAGAAAAACATTCGAGGAACTTGGAGGTCCAACTACAAAATGCAAATAAATCTTCTGAAGCAAGTCTAGAACAGCAAAATATGCTGTACACTGCAATTTGGGACATGGAGACGTTAATCGAGGAGCTTAGAACTAAGGTCTCGAGGGGTGAGAGTAGGGCAGATAATGCAGAGAAGCAATGCCTTGCATTGGCTGAAACCAACATTAAACTTAGCAAGGAAATAAGCAACCTTAAGTCTGATAGTGAGAAACTGCAACAACGTCTAAAAGAAGCTAATGGAGTAAGAGTAGCGCGGGTGAAGGATATCTACAGTGGTGCAAAACTCATCTCAGAGGTGGTTATGCAGCTTGCAAATGAAAGAGAAAGGATCCAGAAGCAG CAATCTGCTTTGGCTAGGGAAAATAAGATATTACTGGAAGAATTACGAAAAATGAGAAAGATCAGTCTTAAGGCTAACGAAGACAATGTGAGATCAACTGTGACAAACTGTGGCGCTGATGCGGATGATCCTGACACTGGTGTAACAATAAGAGAGATTGTGGAGACACCAACCTCCACAACTGCTAGTAACCAG GTTGATGAGGCAGCAGATGAGAGCATAgaagctgaagctgaagctgaagctgaagcCTCAAGTTCCTACACGACTGACATTGCTACGCAAAACGTTATCAGCAAAGAAACCGAAAACAAGAAGATCAGAAGTCATGTTAACAAAAAGTATTACATATTTGCAGCAATCATGGTTGTAGTCTTGTCTATTTTAGCCATGAACATCAACTGGCAAGAGATAGCTTACAGGGTCTTTTCTCGTTTGAACATAAATTTGGTGCCACATCCGTAA
- the LOC141644058 gene encoding WPP domain-interacting tail-anchored protein 2-like isoform X2: MGMNAFNASDTDDADSTSSNNCVLEKLENGENGVEESGILMEMLTRLDIDLAYSCEKLENLDVYMAIVSLGESQHGEMSMDIEIEKALIFDLSLGYLESEVTELKHLLNVFPAVVHDARKRLHSLGQKRETFTAFDGKLHDSECSLKRFQEQLSALQRRLAIMRGIPYGQKNTFLYEDATSEMSGSDFQTAGQQRLVLRMLDKSLSGELDLEHQLLDSKEREEDLKSKLSITNVVISDLELFGEVALEKLLEAEHSSEVYMGIAKDMMSRLQIFQFNMHCSVQREEELKSKLQSVLIDNETKCAKLNQSFREKEKLEEKVKELEKKLEEVNGCYEASQEEVSLMENTVESLQEHVYMAEIRTQNAEQKITSLTEENIELRDELAYLKDGDDNIEKISLLEKHSRNLEVQLQNANKSSEASLEQQNMLYTAIWDMETLIEELRTKVSRGESRADNAEKQCLALAETNIKLSKEISNLKSDSEKLQQRLKEANGVRVARVKDIYSGAKLISEVVMQLANERERIQKQQSALARENKILLEELRKMRKISLKANEDNVRSTVTNCGADADDPDTGVTIREIVETPTSTTASNQEIER, from the exons ATGGGAATGAATGCTTTCAATGCCAGTGATACCGATGATGCCGATTCAACATCATCTAATAACTGTGTACTTGAAAAACTTGAAAATGGTGAGAATGGCGTAGAAGAATCTGGTATACTCATGGAGATGTTAACCAGACTAGATATAGACCTGGCATATTCTTGTGAGAAGTTGGAAAACTTGGATGTTTATATGGCGATTGTTTCACTCGGAGAGAGTCAACATGGAGAAATGTCCATGGATATAGAGATTGAGAAGGCACTCATATTTGATCTGTCATTAGGCTATCTAGAGTCCGAGGTAACTGAGTTGAAGCATTTACTGAATGTCTTTCCTGCAGTAGTTCATGATGCTCGTAAAAGGCTACATTCACTTGGACAAAAAAGGGAAACGTTTACTGCTTTTGATGGGAAGTTGCATGATTCTGAATGCTCCTTGAAGCGTTTTCAGGAGCAACTATCAGCGTTGCAGAGACGACTGGCAATTATGCGTGGAATACCTTACGGTCAGAAAAACA CATTCTTGTATGAAGATGCAACTTCTGAGATGTCAGGGTCTGATTTTCAGACAGCTGGGCAACAAAGGCTTGTACTTAGGATGCTAGACAAGTCTCTTAGCGGGGAGCTTGATCTTGAGCATCAATTGCTAGACTCAAAAGAACGAGAGGAAGATCTTAAATCAAAACTTTCGATCACAAATGTGGTCATCTCTGATTTGGAACTTTTTGGAGAAGTTGCTTTAGAGAAATTGCTAGAAGCAGAACATTCTTCTGAAGTTTATATGGGGATCGCAAAGGACATGATGTCTCgccttcaaatttttcaatttaatATGCATTGCTCGGTTCAACGAGAAGAGGAGCTGAAATCTAAGCTTCAAAGTGTTTTGATAGATAATGAGACCAAATGCGCAAAATTGAATCAAAGTTTCCGAGAAAAAGAAAAGTTGGAGGAGAAAGTGAAAGAACTAGAAAAGAAGTTGGAAGAAGTGAATGGCTGTTATGAAGCTAGCCAGGAGGAAGTTTCTTTGATGGAAAACACGGTTGAATCTTTACAAGAACATGTTTATATGGCAGAAATTAGAACCCAAAATGCGGAACAAAAGATAACTTCTTTAACAGAAGAGAATATAGAGCTGAGAGACGAATTGGCTTATCTTAAAGATGGAGATGATAATATTGAAAAAATAAGCTTGCTAGAAAAACATTCGAGGAACTTGGAGGTCCAACTACAAAATGCAAATAAATCTTCTGAAGCAAGTCTAGAACAGCAAAATATGCTGTACACTGCAATTTGGGACATGGAGACGTTAATCGAGGAGCTTAGAACTAAGGTCTCGAGGGGTGAGAGTAGGGCAGATAATGCAGAGAAGCAATGCCTTGCATTGGCTGAAACCAACATTAAACTTAGCAAGGAAATAAGCAACCTTAAGTCTGATAGTGAGAAACTGCAACAACGTCTAAAAGAAGCTAATGGAGTAAGAGTAGCGCGGGTGAAGGATATCTACAGTGGTGCAAAACTCATCTCAGAGGTGGTTATGCAGCTTGCAAATGAAAGAGAAAGGATCCAGAAGCAG CAATCTGCTTTGGCTAGGGAAAATAAGATATTACTGGAAGAATTACGAAAAATGAGAAAGATCAGTCTTAAGGCTAACGAAGACAATGTGAGATCAACTGTGACAAACTGTGGCGCTGATGCGGATGATCCTGACACTGGTGTAACAATAAGAGAGATTGTGGAGACACCAACCTCCACAACTGCTAGTAACCAG GAAATTGAACGTTGA